The window TGGACCTTTTGAACATTCCCTACCAGGGCGCCGGTGTTCTGGGATCAGCCGTTGCCATGAACAAACTGATGGCCAAAAGACTGTACCGCCAGGCAGGCATCCCCACCCCCGATTATATCAGCATTTCCACCCACACCCCTGACCCGGACCCACAACGGCTGAAAGCCATTGGTTTGCCCATCGTGGTCAAACCGGTGTGCGCCGGATCTTCGGTGGGTATGAGCATTGTATCGGATGAAAAAGATCTGCCCGCCGCCATTGAAAATGGCTTTCAAAATGATGACACCCTGATCCTTGAACAATATATCAAGGGCACGGAACTGACCTGCGGGGTCCTGGGCAATCAGGATCCTGAAGCCCTGCCCGTCATTGAAATCGTCCCCGGAGAGGGCCATGACTTTTTCGATTACCAGGCCAAATATGTGGCCGGTGAAACCCATGAGATATGTCCTGCCCGCATTGACGAACAAACCACCCAAAGGGTTTATCAGCTTGCCGTTGAAGCCCACAGAACACTGTTTCTGAAAGGGTACTCCAGAACGGACATGATGTTGAAAGACGGCCAGCTCTATGTTCTTGAAACCAACACCATCCCCGGCATGACAGCCACCAGCCTTTTTCCCCAGTCCGCAGCCAAGGCGGGCATTGAATTTGGCGACCTGATGGACAAACTCATTGAACTTGCCATAGAAGAGAACAAAAGAACCAATGTAAGGAGAGCCCAATGAAAATCCTTGTAGTCGGCAGCGGCGGCCGGGAACACACCCTGGTCTGGAAAATCTCCCAAAGCCCTCTTGTAGATAAAATTTACTGTGCCCCGGGAAATGCAGGCACTGCAGCCCTGGCTGAAAATGTGAAAATCAGTGCTGAGGATATTGATGCACTTTCGGCATTTGCCCTGGAAAATCACATTGATTTGACCGTCGTGGGTCCCGAAGGCCCTCTGGTGGCCGGTATAGCAGATGTTTTCCAGGAAAAAGGACTGGCCGTGTTTGGTCCGTCCGGGGCCGCAGCACAACTTGAAGGCTCCAAAGTCTTTTCCAAAAATCATATGCTCAAGTACAAAATCCCCTGTGCTGCGGGCAAATCCTTTACCGATCCCCACCGGGCCAAACTTTATGCCAAAGCCCTGGGCGCCCCCTGCGTGGTCAAGGCGGACGGGCTTGCCGCCGGCAAGGGCGTTATTGTCTGCACAAGCCTGGAAGAGGCAAACGCCGCCATTGACGACATGCTGGAAGGCAACAAATTCGGAGATGCCGGAGCCGTGGTTGTGGTTGAGGAGTGCCTCAAAGGCGAGGAAGCCTCGTTTATTGTTCTAACTGACGGCAACACGGTTCTTGCCCTGCCCGAATCCCAGGACCACAAGAGGATATTTGATGATGACAAAGGCCCCAACACCGGGGGCATGGGTGCATATTCCCCGGCGCCTGTTCTGGATCACCTATTGCGCACCAAGGCCATGGAAGAGGTGATGATCCCTGCGGTAAAAGGCATGGCCCAGGAAGGCACACCCTTCAAAGGAGTGCTCTATGCCGGATTAATGGTGGACAAGGACAGCATCAAAGTCCTGGAGTTCAACACCCGTTTAGGGGACCCTGAAACCCAGCCCATCCTCATGCGACTGGAGAACGATCTCGTGCCTTTGATGGAGGCCTGCTGCAACGGCACCCTGCACAACCATAAAATCAAGATTGACCCAAGGGCCGCCATGTGCGTGGTCATCGCCGCCGGCGGGTACCCGGGGTCCTACGAAAAGGGCCATGAAATCACAGGACTGGACCAGGCCAACGGAGTCAGGAACACAGTGGTGTTCCATGCCGGCACGGCCATGGACAACGGCAAGGTGGTGGCATCCGGCGGCAGGGTTCTCGGGGTCACATCCCTGGGTGACACGGTGGAAGACGCCATCAATACGGCCTATGAAGCCTGTGCAAAAATTAACTTTAAGGACTGCTTCAGAAGAACGGACATTGGCGCCAAGGCACTGAAGCGCATGGCCATACCGCCCCAGGTGGGTGTGATCATGGGTTCGGACTCTGATTTTTCAGTGATGCAGAGCGCCCTTGTCATGCTCAAAAAATTCGATATTCCCTACTATGTCACCGTGGCTTCGGCCCACAGAACGCCTGAAAAGGCTGTGCAGCTTGCGTCCCGGGCCCGGGAACAGGGCATTAAGGTGCTCATCTGCGGAGCAGGCCATGCCGCGCATCTGGCTGGCGTCATTGCCGCCCATACCACCCTGCCCGTTTTGGGAGTACCCATTGACTCCAGCGCGCTCCAAGGTATGGATGCGCTTTTGGCAACGGTGCAGATGCCCCCCGGCATTCCGGTCTCCACCATGGCCATCGGCAAATCCGGAGCCCAGAATGCCGGGATCACAGCAGCCCAGATCATCGGGGTCTCTGATCCGGTGGTGGCGGAAAAACTTGCGGCATTTAAAAAGGAGATGGCAGACAAGGTGGAACAAAAGGCAGCCTCATTTGCCTGATACCATTATGTTATCCTCTGATTTTCTAAATGAGCCAGAATAAAATCGTCCGGGTGGATAAAACCAACCCGGATGTCGACATCATAAACCAGGCCGCCGGCATTCTTAAAACCGGCGGCCTGGTGATTTTTCCGGCAACCTGCCTTTACGGCGTGGCGGCCAATGCCCTGTGTGGCGATGCTGTTGAAAAAGTATTCCAGCTCAAACAGCGCCCCCGAAACAACCCCATTCTGGTACTGATAAAAAACAGAGACCAGCTTGGAAGCCTTGTGGCAGAAATACCCCGGAAAGCCTGCATACTCATGGACAAATTCTGGCCCGGCGGCCTGACCCTGGTATTTGATGCGGCAGACGGGGTCAGCAAAAAACTTACCGCAGGGGGGCATAAACTTGGCATCCGCCTGCCCGGACATCCTGTGGCCCAAGCCCTGGTCAACAGTGTTGATTTTCCTGTCACCGGTACCAGCGCCAACCTGTCCGGTCAACCTGGATGCACCCGGACAGAGATGCTCTCTTTGGAAATCACTGAACAAGCCGACTTGATTCTGGACGCAGGACCGGTTAAGGGCGGGGCCGGATCAACGGTTGTCGATGTGACCTGCACACCCCCCAAAATTTTGCGCCGGGGGGCTGTTCCCTCCTCAGACATTTATGACTGCCTGCAAGAGTAAAGCAGTGCGCCACAAATAATTTTTCTTCTTTTTGACCGGAATCTGTTGATGTGATATTAATGTTTTTTAAAATTTATTTTTTACATTGATAACAAGATTGCAATTTTAACACTTGTGCCATGGATTAATTACCGCTATGGTATAAATCAATGTACCCATAAAACCGTTTTTAAAAGGAGGATATCATGGATTTAACTTATATCTGCGTGAATCATAATTGTTCCTTTCCCGGGGCAACTTCCTTTGAGATGACATTTAAAGCAGAATCCATCATGGACGAAAAAAATGTCGCAAGCCTATTCTGCCCATTCTGCAGGCACGAACTCATGCTGCGGGCTCCGGATGAAATCCCCCAGCAGTTATCCCCAAACGGTACAATTCATCCGCATTGAATCTCATCCGAACCGAATCGAACCAGGCCGGGCTGAATGAAACTTACGTTGATTTCAGCCCGGCCTGATATTTTACCTGTCTGTATTTAAAAGCACGCTTCCAGAATACCCAGAATTTCACCGGGGGTCAGGCTCTTATACCCGCCCTTGAGAATAACCGTGGATTCAGCAATTTGGGGAAGCATCTCCTTGGTTGCACCCAGCTCCTTCAAAGAAGTCACGATACTGCATTCATTCATGAATTTTTCCATGGCATTAATACCTTCCCGGGCAGTCTCCTCTTTGGCCTTGCCCTCCGGGGAAATGCCCCATACCTGAGTGGCAAACCGCACAAATTTATCCAATCCGTATGCATAAATATGGCGGTAGTAAGGCAGTGAGATTGCGGCAAGGCCCATGCCGTGGGCACAGTCCGTGTAAGCGCCAAGCTGGTGCTCAATCATGTGAACCTGCCAGTCCTGGGCTTTGGAGAGCCCTGTTACGGTGTTCAAGGCAAGGGTGGCATTCCACATCAGGTTGCTTCTGGATTCATAATCTTCAGGGTTATTCAGAGCTTGGCGGGTATTATCAATGGATGATCTCATCAGGCCTTCGATAATATAGTCTGTTGTGTTGTTGTCATCGCCGCTGAAATACTGCTCCATGAGGTGGGACATGGTATCAAACACCCCGCTGACCATCTGATACGAAGGTACGGAAAAGGTGTATTCCGGGTTCAGGATGGAAAATCTGGGATAGGCCGCCACGGGAAACACTCTGCCGGCCTTTACTTTCATCTCCTCATGGGTGATGACCGAGCCGCCGTTCATCTCGGAGCCCGTGCCCACCATGGTCAGAATGGATGCCACGGGAACCGTTTCATTGGCAAGGCTTTTATACCCCAGCCAGTATTTTTCAAAAGGATCTTCATCGCAGTATGCGGATACGGCAATGCCCTTGGCGCAGTCGATAACAGAACCTCCGCCCACAGCCAGAATCAAACTGACCTTATTGGCCTTCACAAGCCTGACACCTTCCATCAATTTGGCATAGGTGGGATTAGGCATGACACCGGAAAGTTCCACCACTTTTTTCCCGGCATCTTTGAGGATGGCAGTGACCTGGTCGTAAAGGCCCATGGACTTGATGGCATTTTTACCGTAGATCAGAAGAACGGTTTCTCCGTAATTGGTCAGTTCCCCCTTAAGCTTGTCCAAAGATTTTTTTCCAAAATATATTTTTGTGGGATTGTGGAATGTAAAATCCTTTAACATATAAAAATCCTTTTGTTATGGTTAGGTCTTATTCTTAACAATTTGCCAAACGCCCAAAAATTATGAGAAGATAACATCTATATGGGCTCATGACTATGCTTGTTTTTGCCTTTGGCTGCAAATTAAAATCAACCTTTATTTTCTGGGTAAAATTTTATGAACGCCCA is drawn from uncultured Desulfobacter sp. and contains these coding sequences:
- a CDS encoding D-alanine--D-alanine ligase — encoded protein: MKKIRLALLSGGVSTEREVSLNSGNQVFAALDKEKYDIKRYDPKFDLAKLVTDAPDIDAALIILHGPFGEDGTVQGLLDLLNIPYQGAGVLGSAVAMNKLMAKRLYRQAGIPTPDYISISTHTPDPDPQRLKAIGLPIVVKPVCAGSSVGMSIVSDEKDLPAAIENGFQNDDTLILEQYIKGTELTCGVLGNQDPEALPVIEIVPGEGHDFFDYQAKYVAGETHEICPARIDEQTTQRVYQLAVEAHRTLFLKGYSRTDMMLKDGQLYVLETNTIPGMTATSLFPQSAAKAGIEFGDLMDKLIELAIEENKRTNVRRAQ
- the purD gene encoding phosphoribosylamine--glycine ligase, producing the protein MKILVVGSGGREHTLVWKISQSPLVDKIYCAPGNAGTAALAENVKISAEDIDALSAFALENHIDLTVVGPEGPLVAGIADVFQEKGLAVFGPSGAAAQLEGSKVFSKNHMLKYKIPCAAGKSFTDPHRAKLYAKALGAPCVVKADGLAAGKGVIVCTSLEEANAAIDDMLEGNKFGDAGAVVVVEECLKGEEASFIVLTDGNTVLALPESQDHKRIFDDDKGPNTGGMGAYSPAPVLDHLLRTKAMEEVMIPAVKGMAQEGTPFKGVLYAGLMVDKDSIKVLEFNTRLGDPETQPILMRLENDLVPLMEACCNGTLHNHKIKIDPRAAMCVVIAAGGYPGSYEKGHEITGLDQANGVRNTVVFHAGTAMDNGKVVASGGRVLGVTSLGDTVEDAINTAYEACAKINFKDCFRRTDIGAKALKRMAIPPQVGVIMGSDSDFSVMQSALVMLKKFDIPYYVTVASAHRTPEKAVQLASRAREQGIKVLICGAGHAAHLAGVIAAHTTLPVLGVPIDSSALQGMDALLATVQMPPGIPVSTMAIGKSGAQNAGITAAQIIGVSDPVVAEKLAAFKKEMADKVEQKAASFA
- a CDS encoding L-threonylcarbamoyladenylate synthase; this encodes MSQNKIVRVDKTNPDVDIINQAAGILKTGGLVIFPATCLYGVAANALCGDAVEKVFQLKQRPRNNPILVLIKNRDQLGSLVAEIPRKACILMDKFWPGGLTLVFDAADGVSKKLTAGGHKLGIRLPGHPVAQALVNSVDFPVTGTSANLSGQPGCTRTEMLSLEITEQADLILDAGPVKGGAGSTVVDVTCTPPKILRRGAVPSSDIYDCLQE
- a CDS encoding iron-containing alcohol dehydrogenase, yielding MLKDFTFHNPTKIYFGKKSLDKLKGELTNYGETVLLIYGKNAIKSMGLYDQVTAILKDAGKKVVELSGVMPNPTYAKLMEGVRLVKANKVSLILAVGGGSVIDCAKGIAVSAYCDEDPFEKYWLGYKSLANETVPVASILTMVGTGSEMNGGSVITHEEMKVKAGRVFPVAAYPRFSILNPEYTFSVPSYQMVSGVFDTMSHLMEQYFSGDDNNTTDYIIEGLMRSSIDNTRQALNNPEDYESRSNLMWNATLALNTVTGLSKAQDWQVHMIEHQLGAYTDCAHGMGLAAISLPYYRHIYAYGLDKFVRFATQVWGISPEGKAKEETAREGINAMEKFMNECSIVTSLKELGATKEMLPQIAESTVILKGGYKSLTPGEILGILEACF